Sequence from the Candidatus Eisenbacteria bacterium genome:
CGCGTCCGTTGCGTGCCTTCATCGTTCCCCCTTGAGGATCGCCGCCGCCCGGTGGCCCACCGCCCCGGGCCGGACCGGCCTACAGCTGGAACTGCGACTTCTCGGCCTCGAATGCGGTCTTGAGTTCCGTGCTCAGCCACGCGGAGTCCGGGGCGCCGAACTGCAGCAGCTTCCCCGCCTCGCAGGCCTCGATTTCCAGTTCCGGGAGCGGCTCCAGCCCCAGGCCCAACCCCTTCGACGCGCGGCCGGCCAGCTCCACCGCGGCCCACATCGCCGGGTTGGGCCCGGCGCCCGCGCGGTGGTGGTGCTGCACCCCGTCCACCAGCAACGCGGGCAGCTTCCAGTGCCGGAGCACCGAGGCGCCGGCGTCGGCGTGGTCGAAGCCGTACCGCCCGCGTTCCGCGTCGGCGAAGCTCCGGTGTTCCTCCCGCACCTCCGCCACCAGGTCCGCGTAGTCCTCGCCCTTGAAGCGCGCAAGAGCCGTCTTTCCCACATCGTGCAGCAACCCCGCCACGAACGCGTCATCCGGGTGCGCCCCGCCGCGGCGGCGCATCAGCAGCCGCGCGCCCAGCGCGGTGGCCACCGCGTGCTCCCACAGGCCCTGCTGCAGCGGGGCCACCGCCTCGCTGCCGCGCCCGCGGAACGGCAGCGCCTCCACCAGCACCAGGTTGCGCAGCGCCCGGAACCCGAGTCTCGTGACGGCCTGCAGCACGTTGGTGATCGGTTCCGTGGGCGCGTAGTACGAGGAATTCGCGGTCTTGAGCACCTTGGCCGTCAGGGCCGGGTCCATGCTCAGGACGCGCGCGATGTCCATGGCGTCGGTGTCGGGATGTTCCGCCATCTCGAAGAGGCGCGTGGCCACCACCGGCATCGCCGGAAGGTCGCGGGTCAGTTGCAGCGGCAGTTCCAGGACCGGCTGTGTCGGGTGCACGATTCGGATTTCCTTTCTCGAGCTGCTGTCCTTCCCAATGGCCTGCGGCTCCGGGCGGAACGCCCGGACCTAACTCCTGGTGCCCGCCTCGAGCGTCCCGAGACGCATCATCCACTGGATCTCCCGGAGCCCCACGCGGAGCCTCCTCGAGATCTCCTCCGCCGAGAGCCCCTCCGCCAGCAGCTGCTCGACGCGCTCCAGCACCCCGGCGGCGTCCAGACGGGGCGCGGCGCCCCGTGCCTCCTCCGCGGCGGCGAGGGCGGGCAGCGCATCCGCCTCCGGCATCCGGAACGGCGCGGCCGACGGCGAGGCGGGCGCGCTCTCGCCCTCCGGGCCGGCGGCCGCCTCCGCGGCGTCCCGCTGGCTGCGCCGGATCCAGCGCGACCACTGCGCCTCCCGTTCCTGCCACTCGCGCTCCCAGCGGCTCCGCTCCGCGCGCAACTCTTCGATGGTGCCCTGGAGCTCCAGGGCCAGCGCCTTGAGGCTCGCCGACTCCGAGGCGGCCGCGGGCGCCGCGACCGGCGCGGAGGTGCGCGCGACGCGCGGGGAGGCCGGACGCAGAAGGCCCTCGCCCGCTCGCCCGCTCGCCAGCGGTCGCAGCAGCGCCCGCAGGTGGCGGCGCTGGGCCCAGGCCAGCACCAGGCTGAATGCGATCAGCGCGGCGGACACCCCCAGCCCCAGCACCGCCCCGAGGTCCGCGGTCACGGCTGCCGCCGGATTCGCGGCGCCGTCGGCCGGGCCCGCGGCGGCCGGCGCGGGCCCCGCGGCCGGGACGACGAGCTCCGAGCGTTCCAGCGCGACGCGCGCGGCGAAATCTCCGGGATCCGTTCCGTCCGCCTGCGACGGACGCGACGGGTCGGCCGCCGGCGTCGGCGGGCCGGCCTGCGCCGGCAGGACGGCGGACGCGGT
This genomic interval carries:
- a CDS encoding HDOD domain-containing protein — translated: MHPTQPVLELPLQLTRDLPAMPVVATRLFEMAEHPDTDAMDIARVLSMDPALTAKVLKTANSSYYAPTEPITNVLQAVTRLGFRALRNLVLVEALPFRGRGSEAVAPLQQGLWEHAVATALGARLLMRRRGGAHPDDAFVAGLLHDVGKTALARFKGEDYADLVAEVREEHRSFADAERGRYGFDHADAGASVLRHWKLPALLVDGVQHHHRAGAGPNPAMWAAVELAGRASKGLGLGLEPLPELEIEACEAGKLLQFGAPDSAWLSTELKTAFEAEKSQFQL